Genomic DNA from Setaria italica strain Yugu1 chromosome V, Setaria_italica_v2.0, whole genome shotgun sequence:
ACACAGTAACCTGCgatttcaaagaaaaagtttAACTGCTTTGGACGCAATGCAAGATGCATCCTACCATTTAGgcaccccaactcccaactttgatactatgcaaaaagaagattccccatcacatcaaacttgcggtacatgcatggagtactaaatgtagacgaaattaaaaactaattgcacagttttgttgtactttgcgagacgaatcttttaagcctaattagtcaatatttggacaataattcacaaatacgaacgaaacactacagtgtgctacagttctggcacagtaattttgcatctcccaatttagctaactaaacaagaccttaacAAAAACACTAACGAAAAGTTATTTTTTGTTTGCTTAGAAGCGAGCTATTTGAAATTCTATTCACCAAAggaatcttactattactaattggaggctcaaAAAAGCCTCCACCTAATTCTCACTAGGTgcgctagaaaaaaaagattagttttagaaattctcaaaaaaatcataaatatcCAACAATAAATCTTATAGATAATAATAGTCATagaatctattatgttttctaaaaagttactcGCCattatcattatgaaaatagtctaaaggGATTTGctaaatatatatctaaattacctacatttgccattatgaaaaataaactaaagcaaTCCTCTaatattcatctaaattacccacctgtaCCATTGTAACATGTAAACTAAACTAACCcataaatttgtatctaaattaccaacatatttcattattaaaaatatcaAATACACCAATTTATGATTCTAAATTAATTATTTATCATATTGTTAAGGAAGAAAATACTAACTTAAGGTATACATGCGGGGTTGaccatttattattattattattatatataCGTCATAATTTTTTGTTTAATTTCTATTACTTATGTCTCTCAGAATTAGTAGTAGGAGTACGGGTCAGGGTCTAGTGGCTAACTAACACAAAACAAATGCAGTGGGACAAGAGTGTGCTGCTGAGGATTTTGTACCATTTGGAGGCTCTGTGTTTGGGGCGGTATTCAGCAAAGTTGACAGAGCTTTTCCTCTACACGTCGCCAGTGACCAACTAtaggtgtatatatatactctGCATTTCCTGATTGCCCAACCATTACATTCTTTTAGTAATAATACGCATTTAATTTGTTCATATGAGATGAGCAACAATGTCACATTGTAGGACATATCTGGGACTTGATCAGATGGAGGGAGATCGACGGAGGCGACGTTGCCCTGTTCCAACAGACTCGAGGCAGCAAAGGTAAGTAGTGGAAGGAATTATGGACAACTACCTATCGAGACGATGCATGATTTTCTGGGGATGATCTATTCTATAGTTGCAGTCGCAAGGCCCGCAACAGagcaagaagaaagaaatcggcTAGCTACTTCAGTACTTCAGTCCAAGCTTGCGCGCCTGTGATGCCCATGGCGCCGACACGAGGCCTCTGAGGTCATGGCGGCACACCGGGCAGCTGTGGCCTTTGAAGAGCCACACGGTGATGCAGTGGGTGTGGAAGGGATGGGAGCAGGGCAGGTTCACGGGGGCCGTCGGCCCGGCGCCGATGTTGTCGAAGCCGTCCATGCATATGGTGCACTGGTGGTCGGCGGAGGCCGGCTCGGCGACCTGCATGACGGTCTCGGCGCAAGCGCGCACCACCGCCTTGGGCTCGATGTACACGAGGGTGACCTCCATCGCCAGCTCCAGGGAGAAGTGgtagcggccgccgccgagccccgcGTCGTCGTCCTTCCGAGCCCGGTCGCGCATGGACGTGGCGGCCGCGTCCAgggcggagcaggaggcccAGTTGTCCGTGGAGATGTCGACCCCCCGCAGCAGGGGCATGGACGCCAGCATGCCGTGCACGGCGCGCCGCGTCGCCTCGTaggagaggaagagggccgGGTCGTACACGTAGAAGATCTGGTCGCCGTTCCCGGCGCACTTGTCGCGGTGGTCGGTCCTGGCGtggccaccgccggcgagccggcgcGACGAGTACTCCCGCGACAGGAAGAGGCGGACGCGCACGGACGACGACcccgcgcacggcggcggctcgCGGCGATCCAGCCTCGTAGTCCAGGTACGGTCGGGGACCAACACCCTGGTCGCCACCACCATGGAGGCGGGTCGGAGGTCTTCCCTTTTTATCTGGCGGCGGCTTCAGTCTCCCAACGGCCGGGGAAACACATGTTGCGTACAGTTCAAGCAGTCGGCAGCGCTGCTTTCGGATTCAGATCGGGAGGAGCATAGATGGCTTGTCTCCGATCAACCTGAAGCTGAATTCAACCTCTCCAAATCCGAAACTGGAACTTCGAACCAGAAAATTTCAACATTTAACTCGAAATTTGATCTTCCGAACCTAAGAAATCCCCAATTTTTGAGAAATCGATCATCATCAACTCGGGATCTCGGTTCCAACTCTAAAAACCCGAGCTTTCTCACCGCTGCTAGCAGGGGATGCTCGTGGAGCGCAGCGAAGGCGACGGTCGCCGGCTACGGAGCACAGCGGACGGCGGCGGTATTGGAAGAGGGGGTTGGGGGAGAAGCAGAGAGACGCAAAGGGCGGAGCAGACGGCGGTATTGGAAGAGGGGGTTGGGGCAGAAGCAGAGAGACGCAAAGGGTGGAGCAGAGGGAACGGTTTTCTCAGCCACGTGTGGGGCATCTGAC
This window encodes:
- the LOC105914405 gene encoding uncharacterized protein LOC105914405, with the protein product MVVATRVLVPDRTWTTRLDRREPPPCAGSSSVRVRLFLSREYSSRRLAGGGHARTDHRDKCAGNGDQIFYVYDPALFLSYEATRRAVHGMLASMPLLRGVDISTDNWASCSALDAAATSMRDRARKDDDAGLGGGRYHFSLELAMEVTLVYIEPKAVVRACAETVMQVAEPASADHQCTICMDGFDNIGAGPTAPVNLPCSHPFHTHCITVWLFKGHSCPVCRHDLRGLVSAPWASQARKLGLKY